In a genomic window of Streptomyces noursei ATCC 11455:
- a CDS encoding oxidoreductase, giving the protein MAGISGGTPPEPPQASNDPLAPLASLPGVADSVDSVRKAVDRVYGHRVMRRRSTEITAEAALRGARASAALSGADWALEEVRRRTDFGAGGEPRTVGAALRLTAEAGQLLSVWRQSPLRVLARLHLVAAGGGVDDETVGRPRQGAEPVDEPLVELPLPDADEVAGRLDGLSRLLLAGTAAPALVTAAVVHGELMALRPFGSYNGLVARTAERIVLVGSGLDPKAICPAEVGHAEQGSAAYTAALQGYVSGTPEGMAQWIAHCGRAVELGVRESTAVCEALQRGAA; this is encoded by the coding sequence ATGGCTGGAATCTCCGGGGGGACGCCCCCCGAACCCCCGCAGGCGAGCAACGACCCGCTCGCGCCCCTGGCGTCGCTCCCGGGGGTCGCCGACTCCGTGGACTCCGTCCGCAAGGCCGTCGACCGGGTCTACGGGCACCGGGTCATGCGACGCCGCAGCACCGAGATCACCGCCGAGGCGGCGCTGCGCGGGGCCCGGGCCTCCGCGGCGCTCTCCGGGGCGGACTGGGCGCTGGAAGAGGTCCGGCGGCGCACCGACTTCGGTGCCGGGGGCGAGCCGCGCACGGTCGGCGCGGCGCTGCGGCTGACCGCCGAGGCGGGCCAACTGCTGAGCGTCTGGCGGCAGTCGCCGCTGCGGGTGCTGGCCCGGCTCCATCTGGTCGCGGCCGGCGGCGGTGTGGACGACGAGACGGTAGGGCGGCCCCGGCAGGGTGCCGAGCCGGTGGACGAGCCGCTGGTCGAGCTGCCGTTGCCGGACGCCGACGAGGTCGCAGGGCGGTTGGACGGGCTGTCCCGGCTGCTGCTGGCGGGCACCGCGGCGCCGGCCCTGGTGACGGCCGCGGTGGTGCACGGCGAACTGATGGCGCTGCGGCCCTTCGGCTCGTACAACGGGCTGGTCGCGCGGACGGCGGAGCGGATCGTGCTGGTCGGCAGCGGTCTGGACCCGAAGGCGATCTGCCCGGCCGAGGTCGGGCACGCGGAACAGGGGAGCGCGGCCTACACGGCGGCCCTCCAGGGGTACGTCTCGGGCACCCCGGAAGGCATGGCGCAGTGGATCGCCCACTGCGGGCGCGCGGTCGAGCTGGGTGTACGGGAGAGCACGGCGGTCTGCGAGGCGCTGCAGCGCGGTGCGGCGTAA
- a CDS encoding ATP-binding protein: MKIAFVGKGGSGKTTLSSLFIRHLAAARIPVIAVDADINQHLGVALGMDEAEAAALPAMGAQLPLIKDYLRGDNPRIPSTETMIKTTPPGEGSRLLRVCEDNPVYDACARALALDDGAVRLLATGPFTESDLGVACYHSKVGAVELYLNHLVDGRREYVVVDMTAGSDSFASGMFTRFDMTFLVAEPTRKGIAVYRQYKEYARDFGVPLKVVGNKVQGADDLAFLRAEVGEDLLVCVGHSDWVRAVEKGRPAPFALLEEANRRALEGLHDTADASYERRDWERYTRQMVHFHLKNAESWGNAKTGADLAAQVDPAFVLFEGAATPQPA, translated from the coding sequence ATGAAGATCGCTTTCGTAGGCAAGGGCGGCAGTGGCAAGACCACGCTGTCCTCCCTGTTCATCCGGCACCTCGCCGCGGCCCGGATCCCCGTCATCGCGGTGGACGCCGACATCAACCAGCACCTGGGCGTCGCGCTCGGCATGGACGAGGCGGAGGCCGCCGCACTGCCCGCGATGGGCGCTCAGCTCCCGTTGATCAAGGACTACTTGCGTGGCGACAACCCCCGCATCCCGTCCACCGAGACGATGATCAAGACCACTCCTCCCGGTGAGGGGTCGCGGCTGCTGCGGGTCTGCGAGGACAACCCGGTCTACGACGCCTGCGCGCGGGCGCTGGCCCTCGACGACGGGGCGGTGCGGCTGCTGGCCACCGGCCCGTTCACCGAGTCCGATCTGGGCGTGGCCTGCTACCACTCCAAGGTCGGCGCGGTCGAGCTGTACCTGAACCACCTCGTCGACGGCCGCAGGGAGTACGTCGTCGTCGACATGACCGCCGGATCGGACTCCTTCGCCTCCGGGATGTTCACCCGTTTCGACATGACCTTCCTGGTCGCCGAGCCGACCCGTAAGGGCATCGCGGTCTACCGCCAGTACAAGGAGTACGCGCGGGACTTCGGCGTCCCGTTGAAGGTCGTCGGAAACAAGGTCCAGGGGGCGGACGATCTGGCGTTCCTGCGTGCCGAGGTGGGCGAGGACCTGCTGGTGTGCGTCGGTCACTCGGACTGGGTGCGGGCCGTGGAGAAGGGGCGTCCGGCCCCCTTCGCCCTCCTGGAGGAGGCCAACCGCCGTGCCCTGGAGGGCCTGCACGACACCGCCGATGCCTCCTACGAGCGCCGCGACTGGGAGCGCTACACACGCCAGATGGTGCACTTCCACCTGAAGAACGCGGAGAGCTGGGGCAACGCCAAGACCGGGGCCGACCTGGCGGCCCAGGTCGACCCCGCCTTCGTGCTCTTCGAGGGGGCGGCTACCCCACAACCGGCGTGA